Proteins co-encoded in one Lysobacter solisilvae genomic window:
- the zapE gene encoding cell division protein ZapE, protein MNDASATRPSRRYAQGVAQGRWEEDPAQQAALVQLDRIHDALAEPVPQGWLKSLLGRTPPAPQGLYLWGGVGRGKTFLIDLFFDGLPLPDVGLPGAPADRPGKRRTHFHRFMREVHARLRAHAGERDPLALIAAEWQRTLRVLVLDEFFVNDIGDAMLLARLLERLFAGGVVLVTSSNTAPVNLYKDGLQREAFLPAIAQIQAHTQVVLLDSPRDYRLRALTRSPVYRAPLDDQSDAWLAQRWQELTAGAPPDPGATASGTLSIEGRQIPVRATAEGHAWFDFAALCEGPRAASDYIEIATEHHTLLLGGIPPLGDHNADPARRFVHLIDELYDRHVNLVCTAAAPPPQLYQGTRLGAAFERTASRLIEMQSAEYLALEHRG, encoded by the coding sequence ATGAACGACGCCTCGGCCACCCGCCCGTCGCGGCGTTATGCGCAGGGCGTGGCGCAGGGTCGGTGGGAGGAGGATCCGGCGCAGCAGGCGGCGCTGGTCCAGCTCGACCGCATCCACGACGCCCTCGCCGAGCCCGTCCCGCAGGGCTGGCTGAAGTCGCTGCTGGGCCGCACGCCGCCGGCGCCGCAGGGTCTGTACCTGTGGGGCGGCGTGGGTCGCGGCAAGACCTTCCTGATCGACCTGTTCTTCGACGGTCTGCCGCTGCCCGATGTCGGCCTGCCCGGCGCGCCTGCCGACCGTCCCGGCAAGCGCCGGACGCATTTCCACCGTTTCATGCGCGAAGTGCACGCGCGGTTGCGCGCGCATGCAGGCGAGCGCGATCCGCTGGCGCTGATCGCCGCGGAGTGGCAACGGACGCTGCGCGTGCTGGTGCTGGACGAGTTTTTCGTCAACGACATCGGCGACGCGATGCTGCTGGCGCGGCTGCTGGAACGGCTGTTCGCCGGCGGTGTGGTGCTGGTCACCAGCTCCAATACCGCGCCGGTCAATCTGTACAAGGACGGCCTGCAGCGCGAAGCCTTCCTGCCCGCCATCGCCCAGATCCAGGCGCACACGCAGGTGGTGCTGCTCGACAGTCCGCGCGATTACCGCTTGCGCGCGCTGACCCGGTCGCCGGTGTATCGCGCGCCGCTGGACGACCAGTCGGACGCCTGGCTGGCGCAGCGCTGGCAGGAGTTGACCGCCGGCGCCCCGCCCGACCCCGGCGCCACCGCCAGCGGCACGCTGTCGATCGAGGGACGGCAGATCCCGGTCCGCGCCACCGCCGAAGGCCACGCCTGGTTCGACTTTGCCGCGCTGTGCGAAGGGCCGCGCGCCGCGAGCGACTACATCGAGATCGCGACCGAGCACCACACGCTGCTGCTGGGCGGCATTCCGCCGCTGGGCGACCACAACGCCGACCCGGCACGCCGGTTCGTGCACCTGATCGACGAGCTCTACGACCGCCACGTCAACCTGGTCTGCACCGCCGCGGCCCCGCCACCGCAGCTGTACCAGGGCACGCGACTGGGCGCCGCCTTCGAACGCACCGCCTCGCGCCTGATCGAGATGCAGTCGGCCGAGTACCTGGCGCTCGAACACCGCGGCTGA
- a CDS encoding RtcB family protein: MGTTNYNVIHEPGSAPIKLWTRGVPLEDEARQQLQNIARLPFIHRWIAVMPDVHLGKGATVGSVVPTIGAIVPAAVGVDIGCGMIAARTSLVASDLPDNLAGLRSAIERAVPHGRTTGRGVRDKGAWANAPRRAIEGWSQLEADFRRICERNPRLRNTNNLNHLGTLGTGNHFVEVCLDEEQRVWFMLHSGSRGVGNAIGTHFIELAKQDMRRWMINLPDQDLAYLPEGSEHYEDYVFAVDWAQRYARINRQLMMQQVVEAARRVISKPFDAQAEAVNCHHNYVSREHHFGKDVFVTRKGAVSARKGELGIIPGSMGAKSFIVRGLGNEDSFHSCSHGAGRVMSRTQAKKLISMADHAKATAHVECRRDADVLDESPAAYKPIEAVMAAQSDLVEIVHTLRQVVCVKG, from the coding sequence ATGGGCACCACCAACTACAACGTCATCCACGAGCCCGGCAGCGCCCCGATCAAGCTGTGGACGCGCGGCGTCCCGCTGGAGGACGAGGCGCGCCAGCAACTGCAGAACATCGCCAGGCTGCCCTTCATCCACCGCTGGATCGCGGTGATGCCCGACGTGCACCTGGGCAAGGGCGCGACGGTGGGCTCGGTGGTGCCGACCATCGGCGCGATCGTGCCGGCGGCGGTGGGCGTGGATATCGGCTGCGGCATGATCGCCGCGCGCACCTCGCTGGTCGCCAGCGACCTGCCCGACAACCTGGCTGGACTGCGCAGTGCGATCGAGCGCGCGGTGCCGCATGGCCGCACGACGGGCCGCGGCGTGCGCGACAAGGGTGCCTGGGCGAACGCTCCGAGGCGGGCGATCGAAGGCTGGTCGCAGCTTGAGGCCGACTTCAGGCGCATCTGCGAGCGCAATCCGCGTTTGAGGAACACCAACAACCTCAATCACCTGGGGACGCTGGGCACCGGCAACCACTTCGTCGAAGTCTGCCTGGACGAGGAGCAGCGCGTGTGGTTCATGCTGCACTCGGGCTCGCGTGGCGTCGGCAATGCGATCGGCACGCACTTCATCGAGCTGGCCAAGCAGGACATGCGCCGCTGGATGATCAACCTGCCCGACCAGGACTTGGCCTACCTGCCCGAAGGCAGCGAGCATTACGAGGATTACGTGTTCGCGGTGGACTGGGCGCAGCGCTACGCACGCATCAACCGCCAGCTCATGATGCAACAGGTGGTCGAGGCGGCGCGCAGGGTGATCAGCAAGCCGTTCGATGCGCAGGCCGAGGCGGTCAACTGCCACCACAACTACGTCAGCCGCGAGCACCACTTCGGCAAGGACGTCTTCGTGACCCGCAAGGGCGCGGTGAGCGCGCGCAAGGGCGAGCTGGGGATCATTCCCGGCAGCATGGGCGCCAAGAGCTTCATCGTGCGCGGGCTGGGCAACGAGGACAGCTTCCACAGCTGCAGCCACGGCGCCGGCCGCGTGATGAGCCGGACCCAGGCGAAGAAGCTGATCAGCATGGCCGACCATGCCAAGGCCACGGCCCACGTGGAATGCCGCAGGGACGCGGACGTGCTGGACGAGTCGCCGGCCGCGTACAAGCCGATCGAAGCGGTGATGGCCGCGCAGAGCGACCTGGTCGAGATCGTCCACACCCTGCGCCAGGTCGTGTGCGTGAAGGGCTGA
- a CDS encoding c-type cytochrome: MRNYDLEFLKKFSLVIGFLMLVTLGLILGAYYVHQKLPHEVHPAAAAQTQARIAPIGAVYAGATGAAQQAEAVKAAALAATAQVAYGGTTDGSVIFNNLCTGCHTSGAGGAPTLTAAGMGARKAAGVETLYKHAIEGFTGSAGVMPAKGGNPALTDEQVKATVDWMLANIK, from the coding sequence GTGCGCAATTACGACCTCGAATTCCTCAAGAAATTCTCCCTGGTGATCGGCTTCCTCATGCTGGTCACGCTGGGGTTGATCCTCGGTGCGTACTACGTGCACCAGAAGCTGCCGCACGAAGTCCACCCGGCCGCCGCCGCGCAGACGCAGGCGCGCATCGCCCCGATCGGCGCGGTGTATGCCGGCGCCACCGGCGCGGCCCAGCAGGCCGAAGCGGTCAAGGCCGCCGCGCTGGCTGCCACGGCCCAGGTGGCCTACGGCGGCACGACCGACGGCTCGGTGATCTTCAACAACCTGTGCACCGGCTGCCACACTTCCGGTGCCGGCGGGGCGCCGACCCTGACCGCCGCCGGCATGGGCGCTCGCAAGGCCGCCGGGGTGGAGACGCTGTACAAGCACGCCATCGAAGGCTTCACCGGCTCGGCAGGCGTGATGCCGGCCAAGGGCGGCAACCCCGCGCTGACCGACGAGCAGGTCAAGGCCACGGTCGACTGGATGCTGGCCAACATCAAGTAA
- a CDS encoding ferredoxin--NADP reductase: MAIQHFPLKLVSRRMLAPTVGHYVFVRGDDQPLDFVPGQFIQVHFHYADGTATKRSYSLATIHDHALAPGEGVEIAVSYVAGGAATALFEGLREGDTVDASGPFGRFCLMPADSNRRYLLIGTGTGVTPYRAMLPQLESQIRQRGVKVALLFGARTPEELLYGDEFRAFANRHPEHFRFVPCLSRELPAAGSEHAHADVRHGYVQQFLEEFAPDAAHDIAYLCGNPNMVDACFESLKGYGLPVPQIRREKYVSSK; this comes from the coding sequence ATGGCCATCCAGCATTTTCCGCTCAAGCTCGTTTCGCGCCGCATGCTGGCGCCCACCGTCGGCCACTACGTGTTCGTGCGCGGCGACGACCAGCCGCTGGACTTCGTCCCCGGCCAGTTCATCCAGGTCCACTTCCACTACGCCGACGGCACCGCGACCAAGCGCAGCTATTCGCTGGCCACCATCCACGACCACGCGCTGGCGCCGGGCGAGGGCGTGGAGATCGCGGTGAGCTACGTCGCCGGCGGCGCGGCCACGGCGCTGTTCGAGGGCCTGCGCGAGGGCGACACCGTCGATGCCAGCGGTCCGTTCGGGCGTTTCTGCCTGATGCCCGCCGACAGCAACCGTCGCTACCTGCTGATCGGCACCGGCACCGGCGTCACCCCGTACCGGGCGATGCTGCCGCAGCTGGAATCCCAGATCCGCCAGCGCGGGGTCAAGGTGGCGCTGCTGTTCGGCGCGCGCACCCCGGAGGAACTGCTCTACGGGGACGAGTTCCGCGCCTTCGCCAACCGCCACCCCGAACACTTCCGCTTCGTGCCCTGCCTCTCGCGCGAACTGCCGGCTGCCGGATCGGAGCATGCGCATGCCGACGTCCGCCATGGCTACGTGCAGCAGTTCCTCGAGGAATTCGCCCCCGACGCCGCGCACGACATCGCCTACCTGTGCGGCAACCCGAACATGGTCGACGCCTGCTTCGAGTCGCTCAAGGGCTACGGCCTGCCGGTGCCGCAGATCCGGCGCGAGAAGTACGTGTCGAGCAAGTGA
- a CDS encoding ABC transporter ATP-binding protein: MITANDLHKSFKTRTGTVNAVEGVSFQAHDGQITGLLGPNGAGKTTTLRMLYTLMTPDRGSVDVDGTDAARAPEAVRRALGVLPDARGVYKRLTARENIAYFGELHGMSAADIAKRTDILSRALDMGDILDRQTEGFSQGQRTKTAIARALVHDPKNVILDEPTNGLDVMTTRAMRGFLQQLKAEGRCVIFSSHIMQEVAALCDRIVIIAKGRVVAAGTPEELREQTGEANLEDAFVKAIGSEEGLHA, translated from the coding sequence ATGATCACCGCCAACGACCTCCATAAGTCATTCAAGACCCGCACCGGCACCGTCAACGCCGTCGAAGGCGTCAGCTTCCAGGCGCACGACGGGCAGATCACCGGCCTGCTCGGCCCCAACGGCGCCGGCAAGACCACCACGCTGCGCATGCTCTACACGCTGATGACGCCCGATCGCGGCAGCGTCGACGTCGATGGCACCGACGCGGCCCGCGCACCCGAAGCCGTGCGCCGCGCGCTGGGCGTGCTGCCCGACGCGCGGGGCGTCTACAAGCGCCTGACCGCGCGCGAGAACATCGCCTACTTCGGCGAACTGCACGGCATGTCCGCCGCCGACATCGCCAAACGCACCGACATCCTCAGCCGCGCGCTGGACATGGGCGACATCCTCGACCGCCAGACCGAGGGCTTCTCGCAGGGACAGCGCACCAAGACCGCGATCGCACGCGCGCTGGTGCACGACCCGAAGAACGTGATCCTCGACGAGCCCACCAACGGGCTCGACGTGATGACCACGCGCGCGATGCGCGGCTTCCTGCAGCAACTCAAGGCCGAGGGCCGCTGCGTGATCTTCTCCAGCCACATCATGCAGGAGGTGGCGGCGCTGTGTGACCGCATCGTCATCATCGCCAAGGGCCGCGTCGTCGCGGCCGGAACCCCCGAGGAGCTGCGCGAACAGACCGGCGAAGCCAACCTGGAAGATGCCTTCGTCAAGGCCATCGGCTCCGAGGAGGGCCTGCACGCATGA
- a CDS encoding alpha/beta hydrolase: protein MNLPAFPDDSATLSLPGPAGALEVAVDYPEAPARPAIAIVCHPLSTDGGSMHNKVVTMTARALRESGITTVRFNFRGVGASEGSFDEGEGESEDLRAVAAWVRAQRPDAALWLAGFSFGAYVTIRNAALLQPAMLISIAPPAAGRKWDFSTISLPDCPWLVVQGEADEIVEPQAVYDWVEKVAQQREAPELVRMPDTSHFFHRRLIDLRGAVRNGIKPYLPPESMPA, encoded by the coding sequence ATGAACCTGCCCGCGTTCCCCGACGATTCGGCCACGCTGTCGCTGCCCGGCCCCGCCGGCGCACTGGAAGTGGCCGTCGACTACCCCGAGGCGCCCGCGCGCCCCGCGATCGCCATCGTCTGCCATCCGCTCTCCACCGACGGCGGCAGCATGCACAACAAGGTCGTGACGATGACCGCGCGAGCGCTGCGCGAATCGGGCATCACCACCGTCCGCTTCAATTTCCGCGGCGTCGGCGCGTCTGAGGGCAGTTTCGACGAGGGCGAGGGCGAGTCCGAGGACCTGCGCGCCGTCGCCGCCTGGGTGCGCGCGCAGCGACCCGACGCGGCGCTGTGGCTGGCCGGTTTCAGTTTCGGCGCCTATGTCACCATCCGCAACGCCGCGCTGCTGCAGCCGGCGATGCTGATTTCGATCGCGCCGCCGGCCGCCGGCCGCAAGTGGGACTTCAGCACGATCTCGCTGCCCGACTGTCCGTGGCTGGTCGTGCAGGGCGAAGCCGACGAGATCGTCGAGCCGCAGGCGGTCTACGACTGGGTCGAAAAGGTGGCTCAGCAGCGCGAGGCGCCCGAACTGGTGCGCATGCCCGACACGAGCCATTTCTTCCATCGCCGCCTGATCGACCTGCGCGGCGCGGTCAGGAACGGTATCAAGCCCTACCTCCCGCCCGAGTCCATGCCGGCATGA
- a CDS encoding DUF2167 domain-containing protein, producing MHLKWILLGLLAVAAGAHAQDTGPSPDEQSKAEQAARAMVADFSWKDGEVAVDTAKARLRLDENFRYLAAADARKVLENLWGNPPDDSVLGLIVPKGRGVLDDAGWAVVVTYSDEGHVSDEDAAKIDYDEMLADMKAEDEEINQARKEAGYGTLNLVGWAEAPHYDTVSKKLYWAKELKSEGAEQNTLNYDIRVLGREGYLSLNAVSRMNELGEVKTGMQKLLPMVEFDSGARYADFNDSTDKVAAYGLAALVGGGLAAKSGLLAKLGVLLLGLKKLLIPLLLVVGAFFKRIVGVFRGKRGDDAQA from the coding sequence ATGCATCTGAAGTGGATCCTCCTCGGCCTGCTGGCCGTGGCGGCGGGCGCTCATGCCCAGGACACCGGGCCTTCACCGGACGAGCAGTCGAAGGCCGAACAGGCCGCGCGCGCCATGGTGGCGGATTTCAGCTGGAAGGACGGCGAAGTGGCGGTCGACACCGCCAAGGCCCGGCTCCGGCTGGACGAGAATTTCCGTTACCTGGCCGCAGCCGATGCGCGCAAGGTGCTCGAGAACCTGTGGGGCAATCCGCCGGATGACTCGGTGCTGGGCCTGATCGTGCCCAAGGGCCGCGGCGTGCTCGACGACGCCGGCTGGGCCGTGGTGGTGACCTACTCCGACGAAGGCCATGTCTCCGACGAGGACGCGGCCAAGATCGACTACGACGAAATGCTCGCCGACATGAAGGCCGAGGACGAGGAGATCAACCAGGCACGCAAGGAGGCCGGCTACGGCACCTTGAACCTGGTGGGCTGGGCAGAAGCGCCGCACTACGACACCGTCAGCAAGAAGCTCTACTGGGCGAAGGAGCTGAAGTCGGAAGGCGCCGAGCAGAACACGCTCAACTACGACATCCGCGTGCTCGGCCGTGAGGGCTACCTGAGCCTCAACGCGGTCTCGCGCATGAACGAGCTGGGCGAGGTCAAGACCGGCATGCAGAAGCTGCTGCCGATGGTGGAGTTCGACAGCGGCGCGCGTTACGCGGACTTCAACGATTCCACCGACAAGGTGGCCGCGTACGGACTGGCGGCGCTGGTCGGCGGCGGCCTGGCCGCCAAGTCCGGCCTGCTGGCCAAGCTGGGCGTGCTGCTGCTGGGCCTGAAGAAGCTGCTGATTCCGCTGCTGCTGGTGGTGGGTGCGTTCTTCAAGCGCATCGTCGGCGTGTTCCGCGGCAAGCGCGGCGACGACGCGCAGGCCTGA
- a CDS encoding ABC transporter permease produces MSAVPLAHAEMSTTQRNLTAYATIVRREVTRILRIWGQTLVPPAITMTLYFLIFGGLIGRQIGAMDNIRYMDFIVPGLVMMSVITNSYGNISSSFFGAKFGRHVEELLVSPMPTWVILGGYVTGAVVRGMMVGAIVLAISMLFTRVSMPHPFITFTTVLLGATIFSLAGFVNAVYAKKFDDIAIVPTFILTPLTYLGGVFYSVKLLPPWAEAATHLNPVFYMVNAFRYGLLGVSDVPVWTAYTLMLGFVAALAAAGLWLLKRGIGLRS; encoded by the coding sequence ATGAGCGCCGTGCCCCTCGCCCACGCGGAAATGAGCACCACCCAGCGCAACCTCACCGCCTACGCCACGATCGTGCGCCGCGAGGTGACCCGCATCCTGCGCATCTGGGGGCAGACGCTGGTGCCGCCGGCGATCACGATGACGCTGTACTTCCTGATCTTCGGCGGCCTGATCGGCCGCCAGATCGGCGCCATGGACAACATCCGCTACATGGATTTCATCGTCCCCGGCCTGGTGATGATGAGCGTGATCACCAACAGCTACGGCAACATCTCCTCGTCGTTCTTCGGCGCCAAGTTCGGCCGCCACGTCGAGGAGCTGCTGGTCAGCCCGATGCCGACCTGGGTGATCCTGGGCGGCTACGTCACCGGCGCGGTGGTGCGCGGGATGATGGTGGGCGCCATCGTGCTGGCGATCTCGATGCTGTTCACCCGGGTGAGCATGCCCCACCCCTTCATCACCTTCACCACGGTGCTGCTGGGCGCGACCATCTTTTCGCTGGCCGGCTTCGTCAACGCCGTGTACGCGAAGAAGTTCGACGACATCGCGATCGTGCCGACCTTCATCCTGACCCCGCTGACCTACCTGGGCGGCGTGTTCTATTCGGTGAAGCTGCTGCCGCCGTGGGCCGAGGCGGCTACCCACCTCAACCCGGTGTTCTACATGGTCAACGCGTTCCGCTACGGCCTGCTGGGCGTCAGCGACGTGCCGGTGTGGACCGCCTACACCTTGATGTTGGGCTTCGTCGCGGCGCTGGCCGCGGCCGGCCTGTGGCTGCTCAAGCGCGGCATCGGCCTGCGCAGCTGA
- a CDS encoding GNAT family N-acetyltransferase, with protein sequence MADLRTARHADIPALQGLIGLSGRGLSVGYYSPAQAEAITRHVFGVDTQLIEDGTYFVLEQDQTLVACGGWSRRRTLFGGDQAKHGPDPLLDPATEAARIRAFFVHPSMARRGLGRQLMDACVAAARAEGFRALTLVSTLPGEPLYLASGFACVERFELDLPGGIRVPVSRMLRNL encoded by the coding sequence ATGGCTGACCTTCGCACCGCACGCCACGCCGACATCCCCGCCTTGCAGGGCCTGATCGGCCTGTCCGGGCGGGGATTGAGCGTGGGCTACTACTCGCCTGCGCAAGCCGAAGCGATCACCCGTCACGTGTTCGGTGTCGACACGCAGCTGATCGAGGACGGCACGTACTTCGTGCTGGAACAGGACCAGACCCTGGTCGCCTGCGGCGGCTGGAGCCGGCGACGCACGCTGTTCGGCGGCGACCAGGCCAAGCACGGTCCCGACCCCCTGCTCGATCCGGCGACGGAGGCCGCGCGCATCCGCGCCTTCTTCGTCCACCCGTCGATGGCGCGTCGCGGACTGGGGCGGCAACTGATGGATGCCTGCGTCGCGGCCGCGCGCGCCGAAGGTTTCCGCGCGCTCACCCTGGTCTCGACGCTGCCGGGCGAGCCGCTGTACCTGGCCAGCGGCTTTGCCTGCGTGGAGCGTTTCGAGCTCGACCTGCCCGGCGGCATACGCGTGCCGGTGTCGCGCATGCTCAGGAACTTGTGA
- a CDS encoding ABC transporter ATP-binding protein, which produces MNDSVPAPAVPALSVRDLRKTYAGGAGKGGVEALKGVSLDVAPGDFFALLGPNGAGKSTLIGIVSSLVNLSGGSVSIFGTDLGRNRSDAMRMIGLVPQELNFNMFEKPLDILVNYAGFFGVPRAEALVRAEEELRRAFLWEKATSMSRTLSGGMKRRLMIARAMMTRPRLLILDEPTAGVDIEIRRGMWKTLKEINAAGTTIILTTHYLEEAESLCRNLAIIDKGRIVEQGPMKALLAKLDVEGFLFDIDGQLPATLPQIPGATLLAQDDHTLDVEMPRAMDLNRVFAALGDNGIRVRSMRTKSNRLEELFVRLTSENVDKGPSGNGTPAQPEPVA; this is translated from the coding sequence ATGAACGACTCCGTCCCGGCCCCCGCTGTTCCCGCCCTGTCGGTCCGCGACCTGCGCAAGACCTACGCGGGCGGCGCCGGCAAGGGTGGCGTGGAAGCGCTCAAGGGGGTGTCGCTCGACGTGGCGCCCGGCGACTTCTTTGCCCTGCTCGGTCCCAACGGCGCCGGCAAGTCGACCCTCATCGGCATCGTCAGCTCGCTGGTGAACCTCAGCGGTGGCAGCGTCTCGATCTTCGGCACCGACCTGGGCCGGAATCGCAGCGATGCGATGCGGATGATCGGGCTGGTGCCGCAGGAACTGAACTTCAACATGTTCGAGAAGCCGCTCGACATCCTGGTCAACTACGCCGGCTTCTTCGGCGTGCCCCGCGCCGAGGCCCTGGTGCGCGCCGAGGAGGAACTGCGCCGCGCCTTCCTGTGGGAAAAGGCGACCAGCATGAGCCGCACGCTGTCGGGCGGCATGAAGCGACGGCTGATGATCGCCCGCGCGATGATGACCCGGCCGCGCCTGCTGATCCTGGACGAGCCCACGGCCGGCGTGGACATCGAGATCCGTCGCGGCATGTGGAAGACGCTCAAGGAGATCAACGCCGCCGGCACCACCATCATCCTGACCACGCATTACCTGGAAGAAGCCGAGAGCCTGTGCCGCAACCTGGCCATCATCGACAAGGGCCGGATCGTGGAGCAGGGCCCGATGAAGGCGCTGCTGGCCAAGCTCGACGTGGAAGGCTTCCTGTTCGACATCGACGGCCAGCTCCCCGCGACGCTGCCGCAGATCCCGGGCGCGACCCTGCTCGCCCAGGATGACCACACCCTCGACGTGGAGATGCCGCGCGCCATGGACCTCAACCGGGTCTTCGCCGCGCTGGGCGACAACGGCATCCGCGTGCGCTCGATGCGCACCAAGAGCAACCGGCTGGAGGAGCTGTTCGTGAGATTGACCAGCGAGAATGTCGACAAGGGGCCGTCCGGCAACGGCACGCCCGCGCAGCCGGAGCCGGTGGCATGA
- a CDS encoding TatD family hydrolase, which produces MPLIDIGANLTHDSFDHDRDAVLQRAREAGVVQMVITGASREHSPMALALAQRHPGELFATAGVHPHHASDYTTECDGELRALHAHPEVVAVGECGLDYFRDFSPRPAQRRAFEQQLQIGVDTGKPLFLHQRDAHADFVAMMRNFEGRLGPAVVHCFTGTREELFECLDQDWYIGITGWLCDERRGQHLRELVRHIPANRLMIETDAPYLLPRTVKPAPSHRRNEPMYLAHIVEELARDRGEDVAITAAQTTATARAFFRLPH; this is translated from the coding sequence CTGCCCCTGATCGACATCGGCGCCAATCTCACCCACGACTCGTTCGACCACGATCGTGACGCCGTCCTGCAGCGCGCCCGCGAAGCCGGCGTGGTGCAGATGGTCATCACCGGCGCCAGCCGCGAGCATTCACCGATGGCGCTGGCACTGGCGCAGCGGCACCCGGGCGAACTGTTCGCGACCGCGGGCGTGCACCCGCACCACGCGAGCGACTACACCACCGAGTGCGACGGCGAGCTGCGCGCGTTGCATGCGCATCCGGAAGTGGTGGCGGTGGGCGAATGCGGGCTGGATTATTTCCGCGACTTCTCGCCGCGTCCCGCCCAGCGCCGCGCCTTCGAGCAGCAGCTGCAGATCGGCGTGGACACCGGCAAGCCGCTGTTCCTGCACCAGCGCGACGCGCATGCCGACTTCGTGGCGATGATGCGCAACTTCGAGGGCCGGCTGGGCCCGGCGGTCGTGCACTGCTTCACCGGCACGCGCGAGGAACTGTTCGAGTGCCTCGACCAGGACTGGTACATCGGCATCACCGGCTGGCTGTGCGACGAGCGCCGCGGCCAGCACCTGCGCGAACTGGTGCGCCACATCCCGGCCAATCGCCTGATGATCGAAACCGACGCGCCCTACCTGCTGCCGCGCACGGTGAAGCCGGCGCCCTCGCACCGCCGCAACGAGCCGATGTACCTGGCCCATATCGTCGAGGAACTCGCACGCGACCGCGGCGAGGACGTGGCGATTACCGCCGCGCAGACCACGGCCACGGCGCGCGCGTTCTTCCGACTGCCACACTGA
- a CDS encoding alpha/beta hydrolase, which produces MHPRTRLLPAAVAAGLLLLTACQPAPAPGKRADTSVRPFGRIEFKPCVLGGEQGLPTLEAQCATYKVLEDPAKPQGRRIALNIAWLPATSRGGGTTDPVFFLAGGPGQAATQVANQVDIALREVRKQRDVLLIDQRGTGQSNPLDCRDAKGEPLEFDPAPESGEAEVAAYAEQCLASMAGRADPRMYTTARAIADLDEVRAALGVQQVNVVGGSYGTRVAQQYAMAYPQHTRSVVLDGVAPNRLVVGGEFARRLQESLVRQDAQCAKVPACKRFASAAGTDLLTRLDALKQRLEQAPVEVNFRDPASNEAKRDTLTADTVVGLVHGVSYVPQLSAILPLVVSQAEQGNYEPMMAIAHLWSGQIGGTMNRGMQWSVICAEDAPRYKPDPQDTRTVLGPDMARMFFAACGKWPRGDAPARAFEAFKSKAPVLLLSGELDPVTPPVYGEEVAKGLGNARHLVLRGQGHGAMTVGCTPKLIGQFIETLKPKALDAKCLDSLTYVPPFTSFNGWEP; this is translated from the coding sequence ATGCACCCGCGAACCCGCCTCCTGCCCGCCGCCGTTGCGGCGGGCCTGCTCCTGCTGACGGCCTGTCAGCCCGCCCCCGCGCCCGGCAAGCGCGCCGATACCAGCGTCCGGCCGTTCGGCCGCATCGAATTCAAGCCCTGCGTGCTGGGCGGCGAACAAGGCCTGCCCACGCTGGAGGCGCAGTGCGCCACCTACAAGGTGCTCGAAGATCCGGCCAAACCCCAGGGCCGCCGGATCGCGCTCAACATCGCCTGGCTGCCGGCGACCAGCCGCGGTGGCGGCACGACCGACCCGGTGTTCTTCCTGGCCGGTGGTCCCGGCCAGGCGGCCACGCAGGTCGCCAACCAGGTCGACATCGCGCTGCGCGAAGTGCGCAAGCAGCGCGACGTGCTGCTGATCGACCAGCGTGGCACCGGACAGTCCAATCCGCTGGACTGCCGCGACGCCAAGGGCGAGCCGCTCGAATTCGATCCCGCGCCCGAGTCGGGCGAAGCCGAAGTGGCGGCCTACGCCGAGCAGTGCCTGGCCTCGATGGCCGGCCGCGCCGACCCGCGCATGTACACCACGGCGCGCGCCATCGCCGACCTCGACGAAGTGCGCGCGGCGCTCGGCGTCCAGCAGGTCAACGTGGTCGGCGGTTCCTACGGCACCCGCGTGGCGCAGCAGTACGCCATGGCCTATCCGCAGCACACGCGCAGCGTCGTGCTCGACGGCGTCGCCCCGAACCGGCTGGTGGTGGGGGGCGAGTTCGCCCGCCGGCTGCAGGAATCGCTGGTCCGCCAGGATGCGCAATGCGCGAAGGTCCCGGCCTGCAAGCGCTTCGCCAGTGCCGCCGGCACCGACCTGCTCACGCGCCTGGATGCGCTCAAGCAGCGGCTCGAGCAGGCGCCCGTCGAGGTGAACTTCCGCGACCCGGCCAGCAACGAGGCCAAGCGGGACACCCTTACCGCCGACACCGTCGTCGGCCTGGTCCATGGCGTGTCCTATGTCCCGCAGCTGAGCGCCATCCTGCCGCTGGTGGTCAGCCAGGCCGAGCAGGGCAACTACGAGCCGATGATGGCCATCGCCCATCTGTGGAGCGGACAGATCGGCGGCACGATGAACCGCGGGATGCAGTGGTCGGTGATCTGCGCCGAGGACGCCCCGCGCTACAAGCCCGATCCGCAGGACACCCGCACCGTGCTCGGTCCCGACATGGCGCGCATGTTCTTTGCGGCCTGCGGCAAATGGCCGCGCGGCGACGCGCCGGCGCGCGCCTTCGAAGCCTTCAAGTCCAAGGCCCCGGTCCTGCTGCTGTCGGGTGAGCTCGACCCGGTGACACCGCCGGTCTACGGCGAGGAAGTGGCCAAGGGCCTGGGCAACGCCCGCCACCTGGTGCTGCGCGGCCAGGGGCACGGCGCGATGACCGTGGGCTGCACGCCCAAGCTGATCGGCCAGTTCATCGAGACCCTCAAGCCGAAGGCGCTGGACGCCAAGTGCCTGGACAGCCTCACCTACGTGCCGCCGTTCACCTCCTTCAACGGCTGGGAGCCGTGA